One stretch of Pigmentiphaga aceris DNA includes these proteins:
- a CDS encoding transporter substrate-binding domain-containing protein: MSTKRTFLCALAAVVGITASGFAFAQEAETSLARVQRTKVLRVGAVAGAIPYFSKDIVTKKWEGFGPDFSESLAKSLGAKVEYVETTWGNAVLDLQANRIDAMFGMAPTPARKEMVNFSDTLFENTYTAVCKKGVAPKTWEELNAPNMKIAVDVGSSHDQLASRILTKADVARLESSGAATMSLQSGRSDCQILVVLLAQPLLVKRASVGTMYIPQPMYTAPVSIGLRKETDTGMQTAVNTWLADFRAKDQVRGVILKNMENLAGVPASSFPAEIKF; this comes from the coding sequence ATGTCTACCAAACGAACTTTTCTTTGCGCACTTGCCGCCGTAGTCGGTATCACTGCCTCGGGCTTCGCATTCGCGCAAGAGGCCGAGACCTCATTGGCCCGCGTGCAACGTACCAAAGTCCTGCGCGTCGGCGCGGTGGCGGGTGCCATCCCCTACTTCAGCAAAGACATCGTCACCAAGAAATGGGAAGGTTTCGGCCCCGACTTCTCTGAAAGCCTGGCCAAGAGCCTGGGCGCAAAGGTCGAATACGTTGAAACCACCTGGGGCAACGCGGTCCTGGACCTGCAGGCCAACCGGATCGACGCGATGTTCGGCATGGCACCCACGCCAGCCCGCAAGGAAATGGTGAATTTCTCGGACACGCTGTTCGAGAACACCTATACCGCCGTGTGCAAGAAGGGCGTGGCTCCCAAGACCTGGGAAGAGCTCAATGCACCGAACATGAAGATCGCGGTCGACGTGGGTTCAAGCCATGACCAGCTCGCCTCGCGCATTCTGACGAAGGCGGACGTCGCCCGTCTGGAAAGCTCGGGTGCGGCCACCATGTCGCTGCAGTCCGGACGCTCGGATTGCCAGATTCTGGTGGTTCTGCTGGCGCAGCCGCTGCTGGTCAAGCGCGCATCGGTCGGCACCATGTACATCCCGCAACCGATGTACACCGCGCCGGTGAGCATCGGGCTGCGCAAGGAAACCGACACCGGCATGCAGACGGCAGTCAACACCTGGCTGGCGGACTTCCGTGCCAAGGATCAGGTGCGTGGCGTGATTCTGAAGAACATGGAAAACCTGGCGGGCGTGCCGGCTAGTTCCTTCCCTGCCGAGATCAAGTTCTAA